The Pangasianodon hypophthalmus isolate fPanHyp1 chromosome 2, fPanHyp1.pri, whole genome shotgun sequence genome window below encodes:
- the LOC113523693 gene encoding E3 SUMO-protein ligase CBX4: MELPAAGEQVFAVESIEKRRVRKGRFEYLVKWRGWSPKYNTWEPEENILDPRLLVAFQHREREEQLMGYRKRGPKPKNFLNQVPSFAWRSSVLSDLHDASQDNRICVKTSADPMQMQQYHLESRRKHPYQSLDDVLINGKHEKKQYYQLNGKKHHQYQPNPKLYQQEQAQEPGSGHHSDVKAVSMELEKVLDGGKGESELSMESTRPVNGISSKLKIVKNKNKNGRIVIVMSGVKQNEPSERGTNYANGAVEKTKHSETNGFENGYHKDDRNGQVHRAGFEEFQNVETSSQLMKKSRPNSSENVVLKRCHSEPSGDRQNAKSFLSCRSISAPNASSSQGQSNVTSLNGHHSLTSELSDSFQDEPMDLSFTGSRGARNTITDCRTNGRSNSAEKETTPSTQEPERAPSFAPFLGNIIITDVTANCLTVTFKEYVPVENQSQDVIIASATEDG; the protein is encoded by the exons CGAGAAGAGACGCGTCCGAAAG GGAAGGTTTGAGTACCTGGTGAAGTGGAGAGGCTGGTCTCCAAA GTACAACACGTGGGAACCGGAGGAAAACATCCTCGACCCGCGCCTGCTCGTCGCGTTCCAGCACAG GGAGCGCGAGGAGCAGCTGATGGGATACCGCAAGAGAGGCCCGAAACCGAAAAACTTTCTCAACCAG GTCCCGTCATTCGCCTGGAGATCCAGTGTTCTTTCTGACCTCCACGATGCATCGCAGGACAACAGGATCTGCGTCAAAACGTCTGCTGATCCGATGCAGATGCAGCAGTACCATCTGGAGAGCAGGAGGAAGCACCCGTACCAGAGCCTGGATGATGTCCTGATCAACGGGAAGCATGAGAAGAAGCAGTACTACCAGCTCAACGGCAAAAAGCACCACCAGTACCAACCCAACCCCAAACTGTACCAGCAGGAGCAGGCACAGGAACCGGGTTCGGGACATCACAGCGACGTGAAGGCCGTCAGCATGGAGCTCGAGAAGGTTCTGGATGGTGGAAAGGGAGAATCGGAGCTCAGTATGGAGAGCACGAGACCTGTGAACGGAATAAGCAGCAAACTGAAAATTGTGAAGAACAAGAATAAAAATGGACGAATCGTCATTGTGATGAGTGGGGTGAAGCAGAACGAGCCGTCGGAGAGGGGAACCAATTACGCAAACGGCGCTGTGGAGAAAACCAAACACTCTGAGACAAACGGGTTTGAAAATGGCTACCACAAGGATGACAGAAATGGACAAGTCCACCGTGCAGGATTTGAAGAATTCCAGAATGTGGAAACATCATCACAGCTGATGAAAAAATCCCGTCCAAATTCCTCTGAAAATGTCGTCCTTAAGCGGTGTCACTCGGAACCTTCCGGCGACCGGCAGAACGCTAAAAGCTTCCTGAGCTGTCGGAGCATTAGTGCACCAAACGCGAGCTCGAGTCAGGGTCAGAGCAACGTCACCAGCCTTAACGGACACCACAGCTTAACTTCTGAACTCTCAGACTCGTTTCAGGACGAGCCGATGGATCTGAGCTTCACGGGTTCCCGAGGAGCGAGGAACACCATCACGGACTGTCGGACAAACGGACGCTCAAACTCGGCTGAGAAAGAGACGACGCCTTCTACACAGGAACCTGAACGTGCTCCGAGTTTCGCGCCTTTTCTCGGGAATATAATCATCACGGATGTGACGGCGAACTGCCTCACGGTGACTTTCAAGGAATACGTACCTGTCGAGAA ccaatcacaggacGTTATAATCGCATCAGCCACTGAAGATGGATAG